The DNA segment ACTGTGTTGCTGGTGGTATTGAAGATGGCTCCATTAAAGTTAAAGACAGCCAAGAAACCGCTCAAAATCTATATTCTATGTGGTTGGGCGCAAGTTTGTTGAGCAAACTAAGCCAGAGCTCAAGCAGCTTAGAATCAGCTTTAAACCTAACCCAACAGATTTTAAAAGGTAAAAACTAACCACGTACTGTGTTTAGTCTTTATTAACGACAGATAACCCGCCCTCTTATCAATTTGATGACGGCGGGATTTTTAGACAACAAGACTAGACGACTGGTCTAATTCCAAATGAACATAATATAAAATTAAGGATATCCAATGACTCAACAAGACAATCGCCGCATCGTATTGGCTTCTCGCCCAGTTGGCGCACCGACTCAAGATAACTTCCGTTTAGAGTCAGTAGCCGCACCAACAATTAAAGACGGCGAGATGTTACTTCGCTCAGTTTATCTTTCTCTAGACCCATACATGCGTGGTCGTATGAGCGATGCTAAATCTTACGCAGACCCAGTTGCGATTGACGAAGTGATGGTTGGTGCAACCGTATGTCAGGTTGAAGAATCAAACCACGCTGATTACCAAGTTGGCGAATGGGTACTGGCTTACACAGGTTGGCAAGATCTTGGTGTGTCTAACGGTGAGGGCCTAATCAAACTAGGTAAAGAGCCAACACACCCTTCTTACGCACTAGGCATCATGGGTATGCCTGGCTTTACTGCGTACATGGGGTTACTTGATATCGGCCAACCTAAAGAAGGCGACACTCTAGTCGTTGCGGCTGCAACAGGTGCAGTAGGCGCAACAGTTGGCCAAATCGGCAAGCTAAAAGGCTGTCGCGTCATTGGCGCTGCTGGTGGCCAAGAGAAGTGTCAGTACGCAAAAGAGGTACTGGGCTTTGATGAATGTATCGACCATAAAGCTGACGATTTCGCAGAACAACTGGCTAAAGCGTGCGACAACGGTATCGATGTTTACTTTGAAAACGTTGGCGGCAAAGTATTCGACGCGGTAATGCCTTTGCTTAACACAGGTGCTCGTATTCCTGTGTGTGGCCTTATCTCTCAGTACAATGCAACATCACTTCCTGAAGGCCCAGATCGTATGTCTAGCCTTATGGGCACTCTTTTGGTCAAGCGTATTAAGATGCAAGGTTTCATTATCTTTGATGATTACGCACACCGTTACAATGAGTTTGCTGTTCAAATGACAGAATGGTTGTCTCAAGGCAAGATGCATTACCGTGAGCACCTAGTTGAAGGCCTAGACGAAGCGCCACAAGCATTCATGGGTCTATTGGAAGGCCAAAACTTCGGTAAGCTTGTTATCAAAACAAACGAAGCTAAATAAATTTAAAAACTGAACCAGTTAACTAGGTAAAATCATGATTACTTTGCATCACCTAAACAAATCTCGCTCAAAACGAATCATCTGGCTACTGGAAGAGCTTGGTGTTGATTATCAAATCAAACCATACCAACGAGACAGTGTAACGTTTCTAGCACCACCAGAATTGAAGTCCGTTCACCCTCTTGGTAAATCTCCGGTTATTGAAGACGATGGTGTTGTGATCA comes from the Vibrio splendidus genome and includes:
- a CDS encoding NADP-dependent oxidoreductase, whose amino-acid sequence is MTQQDNRRIVLASRPVGAPTQDNFRLESVAAPTIKDGEMLLRSVYLSLDPYMRGRMSDAKSYADPVAIDEVMVGATVCQVEESNHADYQVGEWVLAYTGWQDLGVSNGEGLIKLGKEPTHPSYALGIMGMPGFTAYMGLLDIGQPKEGDTLVVAAATGAVGATVGQIGKLKGCRVIGAAGGQEKCQYAKEVLGFDECIDHKADDFAEQLAKACDNGIDVYFENVGGKVFDAVMPLLNTGARIPVCGLISQYNATSLPEGPDRMSSLMGTLLVKRIKMQGFIIFDDYAHRYNEFAVQMTEWLSQGKMHYREHLVEGLDEAPQAFMGLLEGQNFGKLVIKTNEAK